Genomic window (Pyxidicoccus trucidator):
TGGTTGTGGGAGTGCAGTGCGAGGCTCATGAGGCTTCCTCCTCCTCGGCGGCGGACTCCTGCTCTCCGAGCAGCCCCTGCCGGAACAGGGCGTCGGCGGTGCGAACGAAGGCGCCGGCCCCGGGGACCCGGAGCGCGAGGGAGGCGGGGAGGAGCAGTCGCTCCAGCAGCCGGATGAGGCCGTCCGTCGCGCGCTGCCGGGGACTCTTGTCGAGCAGCCACCACAGCACCACCGCGAGGTGCACCACGTACAGCACGCGGCCCAGCGCCGGGGCCACGCTGCCCCTGGGCGCGTCCGTGGCTCCGAGCACCGCCTCGCTGAAGGCCCCCTGCACCCGCAGCCGTGAGAAGGCCGTACCGGGGGCGAAGAGCCCTTCCTCCTGGCCTCCCACCAGCACCGGCACCAGCGCCTTGAGTGGCTCCCGGTGGGGGCCGAGGACCTCCAGACTGGCCCCCAGCGCAAGCAGGAAGCGCTCGCGCCATGGACCCGGCGCCAGCTTCGCGGCGCGCTCCGCGTACCGGGCGGAGAGCTCGTCGTAGAGCGCGAGGACGATGGCGCGCTTGCTGGGGAAGTAGCGGTAGAGCAGCCCGACGCTGACCCCGGCCTCCTTCGCGATGTCCCTCAGCGTCGTCTCGTCGAAGCCGCGCGCCGCGATGAGCCCGAGCGACGTGGCGTACAGGTGCTGGCGCGTCTCCAGCCCCTGCTCCGTGGCGCCTCGGGGGCGTCCCCTGCGCCGACGCTCTCCGTCCCCCGCGCTGCCCTGCTTCTTCATCGTCGCACCATTTAAAGTGAACGCGTTCACTTATTTATTGCACGGTGCCTTCAAGCGGCGCAAGAGAAGTTCCAGGCAGTCCTCTCGCCGAGGCCGGGTGACGGAGGCCCCCAGCGACGGACAGCCGAAGGGAGCGGCCATGAGAATCGTGATTCCTGGAGGCACGGGGCAGGTGGGTGGGGTTCTGGCTCGCGCGTTTCGAGCGCGGGGGCATGACGTCGTCATCCTCAGCCGGGGTGGGGGAGACGGGGCTTCGCGCACCGTGCCGTGGGATGGCCGCACCGTGGGCGCCTGGGCCGGGGAACTCGACGGCGCGGACGTGGTCATCAACCTGGCCGGGCGGAGCGTGAACTGCCGCTATACCGCCGAGAATCTGCGGGCGATGATGGACTCGCGCGTGGAGTCGACCCGGGCAGTGGGGCAGGCCATTGCGCGGGCGAAGCAGCCGCCCCGGCTGTGGCTCCAGATGAGCACGGCCACCCTGTACGCGCACCGCTTCGACGCGCCGAACGACGAGGCCACGGGCCTCATCGGCGGCGAAGAGCCCGATGCGCCGGCGTACTGGCGACAGAGCATCGACATCGCCAAGGCGTGGGAGCGGACGCTTGCGGAGGCGGACACGCCGCGCACGCGCAAGGTGGCGCTCCGCACCGCCATGGTGATGAGCGCCGACGCGGGCGGCGTCTTCGACGTGCTCCTCCGGCTGGTGCGCTTCCGGCTCGGTGGGGCGGTCGCCGGCGGGCGCCAGTTCGTGTCGTGGATTCACGAGGACGACTTCGTCCGGGCCGTCCAGTTCCTGCTGGAGCGCGACGACCTGGAGGGCGCTTTCAATCTGGCCGCGCCACGCCCGCTCCCCCACCGGGACTTCATGAAGGAGCTCCGCGCCGCGGCGGGCGTGGGGCCCGGTCTTCCCGCGGCGAAGTGGATGCTGGAGGTGGGCGCGTTCTTCCTGCGGACGGACACGGAGCTGCTGCTGAAGAGCCGGCGAGTGGTGCCGGGACGCCTGCTCGAGGCCGGCTTCACCTTCCACTTCCCCGACTGGCCCCGGGCCGCCCGGGACCTCGTCGCACGCTGGCGGAGCCTTCGCCGGCCTACGGCAGCTGCTCCCGCAGCGCCGGCCAGCGGGTCCTCACCCACTGACGCACGTACTCCACCTCCTCCTCATAGGAGTTGAAGTCCTGGCGCGAGTGCCAGTTGGGAAAGTTGCCGTAGCCGTTCTCGGGAGGCTCGTCCGGTGAGGCGAACGTCGTGTACCGGGTTCCCCACTTCGCCCAGTCCCGCTTCGCGACCGGCGCGGACTCCCTCACATAGCCGTCGATGAGGGAGAGCGCCGTCTCCAGCTGCAGCTCCTCGCGCAGCAGCTTCCGGTAGCGCTCGCGCATGGGGCCGGCGACGGTCGGCTCGTCCAGCATCCGCTGGAAGAGCAGGTTGTCCTCCGCGAACGTGGGTCGCGCCGTCGGCGACGTGCGGGTGGTGTCGTAGCTCTGACCGAAGCTCGCGTCCAAATCCCAGGGGATGTAGCGCCACGGGCCCCCGGTGGCCGGGTCATAGGCGTGGTAGGCGTTCTTCCCCTGTGAGTCCACGCCGAGGATGAGCGTATTGAAGATCCACCAGTCCTCGTACTCGCTGGCCTTCATCCGCTGGGGGAAGCCCGCGCGGAAGCCAGCCGCGTCGGAGTCGGAGACGAAGGCCACGAGCGCGTCCAGCGTGTCGAAGGCGTGGGGCGCGTTCTCCTCGGGCGTGCCCTCCTTCTTCTCCACTCCCAGGTGCAGGTTCGGCTTGGGCTCGCCGTTCTTCTTCAGCCTGGAGAAGTTGGCGTTGTTGTCCACGGCCTTGAACAGGTCCGCGTCCTTGGAGATGCCATGCGCGGCCATCAGGCGCTTGTCCACGTGGTCCGCCACCGTATACAGGCCCATGAACCGGTTGTTCACGTAGAGCACGGCGCTGTACGTGCGAACCTTCACATGGTCCGGCGCCATCCGGTTCCAGAGGTCGAAGGCCAGCCGTGCCCGCAGGTATGAGTTGTCATTGAAGGTGGTGATGAGGACCACGCGCTTCTTGTGGGTGAAGCCATCGCCGTAGACGGGCTCGTTGAAGAGGTCCTCGTCCT
Coding sequences:
- a CDS encoding TetR/AcrR family transcriptional regulator; amino-acid sequence: MKKQGSAGDGERRRRGRPRGATEQGLETRQHLYATSLGLIAARGFDETTLRDIAKEAGVSVGLLYRYFPSKRAIVLALYDELSARYAERAAKLAPGPWRERFLLALGASLEVLGPHREPLKALVPVLVGGQEEGLFAPGTAFSRLRVQGAFSEAVLGATDAPRGSVAPALGRVLYVVHLAVVLWWLLDKSPRQRATDGLIRLLERLLLPASLALRVPGAGAFVRTADALFRQGLLGEQESAAEEEEAS
- a CDS encoding TIGR01777 family oxidoreductase; the protein is MRIVIPGGTGQVGGVLARAFRARGHDVVILSRGGGDGASRTVPWDGRTVGAWAGELDGADVVINLAGRSVNCRYTAENLRAMMDSRVESTRAVGQAIARAKQPPRLWLQMSTATLYAHRFDAPNDEATGLIGGEEPDAPAYWRQSIDIAKAWERTLAEADTPRTRKVALRTAMVMSADAGGVFDVLLRLVRFRLGGAVAGGRQFVSWIHEDDFVRAVQFLLERDDLEGAFNLAAPRPLPHRDFMKELRAAAGVGPGLPAAKWMLEVGAFFLRTDTELLLKSRRVVPGRLLEAGFTFHFPDWPRAARDLVARWRSLRRPTAAAPAAPASGSSPTDARTPPPPHRS
- a CDS encoding CotH kinase family protein, whose product is MVACGGSGAGGSPSAGPGPADESPAPSPAPGNGQPDAGGTPTEDTDSGTPDAGPIPGEPDAGSPDAGTTPPPKPTVCGPTAGDARWVQEGELLTATVTCGTGYSAADVRFTVDNLPQGASFDEATATLRWTPDRAQSAVWNLVLREQSTGETGALKVGVAPNIQASDKVEFADPATYTEEYGLPVFHLSFEGSLTSGGYRPAQLVYRGRRFDIEAQYRGATSSVFPKRSLTFKFKDEDLFNEPVYGDGFTHKKRVVLITTFNDNSYLRARLAFDLWNRMAPDHVKVRTYSAVLYVNNRFMGLYTVADHVDKRLMAAHGISKDADLFKAVDNNANFSRLKKNGEPKPNLHLGVEKKEGTPEENAPHAFDTLDALVAFVSDSDAAGFRAGFPQRMKASEYEDWWIFNTLILGVDSQGKNAYHAYDPATGGPWRYIPWDLDASFGQSYDTTRTSPTARPTFAEDNLLFQRMLDEPTVAGPMRERYRKLLREELQLETALSLIDGYVRESAPVAKRDWAKWGTRYTTFASPDEPPENGYGNFPNWHSRQDFNSYEEEVEYVRQWVRTRWPALREQLP